The DNA region GCTCGCCGTCGGCTGATGGGGATCCATATCCGTCAGGGACGAAATCAGGCACCGGATGAAGCGGAAGAAGCCGCCCTGTGGAAGCGATGGCAGGAAATCAAAGTGGATAACCTGGATTCTACGCAGGCGCTGGAAGCCATGATGCAACTGGCTCAGGAACGCTCGCTCTCGTTAACTGTGGTCTGGAATCTCATCCGCCAGTGGGAAAAAAGTTGAAGAACCAATGGGGAACATCATGACACCGTATATCCAGGCGCTTATCAATACCACCGGCGACAAACTTCAGCAACGGATGCTCAAGGATCCAACAACAGCCTCTGACAGCCTGCTGTTTATGGGCAATCAGCATGACACGGTGCCTCGCCGTTTATTGCAGGATCCGTTGTTATCTCCCAGAGACAAATTCGCCTGGCAGGTGATCCGAATGCAGGCACAGGAAAACGGTGGTGCGGTGTTCCCCTCTTACAGTGAATTGCAGGTGCAGTTGTCAAACCGCCCGCTGGATGAAAAAGCCTCACGCAGCACTGTCAGCCGGGCGCTGCTGATGCTGAGACTGACGCGCTGGCTCAGCCTGTGCCACAAGGCGCGGGATCGCGTTTCCGGGAGGATTATGGGCAATATCTACGCCCTGCACGATGAGCCGCTGACCGTGCTGGACGCTCTGCGATTTGATGCCAGCTATCTTCACTTGCTGGATCAGTGTTCACGATATGAAAACAAGACCATCCGCGCCACCGCGCAAAGCATTTTGTACGACGTTCGCCAGGACACCAGCCTGCGCTATTTATCGTCGCGCATAGATCTGCTGGAAGAACGCGCTCGCTGGCAACAGCGCCAGTCCTCTGAGAAGACTAAGCCCGAAACGCCCGGTCTCAATGTGGTACCGGGTGAAATTCGGCCTGGTACCGAATCGGGACTAAGCCGAAAACCGGGGCCT from Citrobacter amalonaticus Y19 includes:
- a CDS encoding STY4528 family pathogenicity island replication protein, whose translation is MTPYIQALINTTGDKLQQRMLKDPTTASDSLLFMGNQHDTVPRRLLQDPLLSPRDKFAWQVIRMQAQENGGAVFPSYSELQVQLSNRPLDEKASRSTVSRALLMLRLTRWLSLCHKARDRVSGRIMGNIYALHDEPLTVLDALRFDASYLHLLDQCSRYENKTIRATAQSILYDVRQDTSLRYLSSRIDLLEERARWQQRQSSEKTKPETPGLNVVPGEIRPGTESGLSRKPGPDGLVSDQDPASVRTVLTDNGNSTTPRANDSPPCWPPEIPLTQPEKQLVLQAMQNLPPALRQDVLDDAARRVSRGGVQNPLAYLLATLRKAQSGEFNQYRRDKPVVSEFVPPVVSEPEVPAEPRKKRDISKLVAEIRRSVWGRVDVSVIT